In Mercurialis annua linkage group LG5, ddMerAnnu1.2, whole genome shotgun sequence, a single genomic region encodes these proteins:
- the LOC126680875 gene encoding uncharacterized protein LOC126680875 — MFKNTFQSGFLSILYSLGSKPLQIWDKEVSNGHVKRPHDEDIQSNVLEIVGSNIQSTYITCPADPAATLGIKLPFLVMIVKNLKKYVTFEIQVLDDKNVRRRFRASNFQAITRVKPYICTMPLKMDEGWNQIQLNLADFTRRAYGTNYVETLRVQVHANCRLRRIYFSDRLYSEEELPPEFKLYLPMQKA, encoded by the exons ATGTTTAAGAACACCTTTCAATCTGGATTTCTCTCCATATTATATAGCCTCGG GAGCAAACCCTTGCAGATATGGGATAAAGAAG TTTCTAACGGTCATGTGAAACGGCCACATGATGAAGACATACAATCCAATGTACTTGAAATAGTTGGATCAAATATCCAGTCTACATATATTACATGCCCAGCTGATCCTGCTGCAACTCTCGGCATAAAGCTGCCATTTTTGGTGATGATTGTGAAAAACTTGAAGAAATACGTCACGTTTGAGATTCAAGTGCTGGATGATAAGAATGTCAGGCGACGTTTCCGAGCTTCTAACTTTCAA GCAATCACTCGAGTGAAGCCATACATATGCACGATGCCACTGAAGATGGATGAGGGATGGAATCAAATCCAGTTAAATTTGGCTGATTTTACTAGAAGGGCATATGGAACCAATTATGTTGAGACACTACGGGTTCAGGTTCATGCAAACTGCCGTCTGAGGAGAATTTATTTCTCTGACCGGCTGTACTCGGAAGAAGAACTCCCTCCAGAATTTAAACTCTATCTTCCAATGCAG AAAGCATGA